A genome region from Micromonospora peucetia includes the following:
- a CDS encoding TetR/AcrR family transcriptional regulator: MTDAQVSGSRARTRQAIVDAAIEVLGRNPAASLGDIATAADVGRTTLHRYFAERADLLAAVGTEANARLDRATAQARMAEGTGASAVHRLCQEYFDLGSLLSLIFTEPETGAGTTGGGCDPDFAAMVERGHRDGTIDPELPVDWVQSLIWSQLYAGWSYLAETDASRHEVLRLILRTVDGAIAVRPG; encoded by the coding sequence GTGACCGACGCGCAGGTGTCCGGCAGCCGGGCCCGGACCCGCCAGGCCATCGTCGACGCGGCGATAGAGGTGCTGGGGCGTAATCCCGCCGCCTCCCTCGGGGACATCGCCACCGCCGCCGATGTCGGGCGTACGACACTGCACCGCTACTTCGCCGAGCGCGCCGACCTGCTGGCCGCGGTCGGTACGGAGGCCAACGCCCGACTGGACCGCGCCACCGCCCAGGCGCGGATGGCCGAGGGCACCGGCGCCTCAGCCGTGCACCGGCTCTGCCAGGAATACTTCGACCTCGGCAGCCTGCTCTCGCTGATCTTCACGGAGCCGGAGACGGGGGCCGGCACGACCGGCGGCGGGTGCGACCCGGACTTCGCCGCGATGGTCGAGCGCGGCCATCGCGACGGCACCATCGACCCGGAGTTGCCGGTGGACTGGGTGCAGAGCCTGATCTGGTCCCAGTTGTACGCCGGATGGTCCTACCTCGCCGAGACCGACGCCTCCCGGCACGAGGTGCTGCGTCTGATCCTGCGTACCGTCGACGGCGCGATCGCGGTCAGGCCGGGCTGA
- a CDS encoding ABC transporter ATP-binding protein: MLLGLALGLAANAAGLATPMVTKWVLDTLGAGESMARPIGALLALVVVGAAVSLWQWRLLGTLAEHIVLDARAAIVRHYFRARVGDLQRRPVGELVTRATSDTQLLREASGSIVGLVNAGIALLGTLVLMGVLDLYLLGCTVAAVLVVAAVMGALMPRIAKAQAAAQESMGALGGALEGALRAIRTVKASRAEARSTERIVADARQAAAHSVRAARVTASVWTIAWTGIQLAVIAILGIGAWRAQRDLLEISSLIAFLLYTFQLMGPITELTQNTTALQAGIAAAGRIREIENIATEPSGPASLPAEPLRAPVAEQPVLVFRGVTARYGPDGPAAVQDIDLAVPRRGHTAIVGPSGAGKTTLFSLILRFLEPERGQLLLDGHPYAACGHDEVRSRLAYVEQETPVVPGTIRDNLRFTHPDATEEEIRAVLRAVRLDDKIDSLPDGLDTSLSSTEVSGGQRQRIALARAMLRTPEVLLLDEATAQVDGLTEAALQECVRQRAAAGAVLTIAHRLSTVLDADRIVVMEHGRIRAQGTHSELLAGDVLYRRLVEALRIAAEEPAVATR; encoded by the coding sequence ATGCTCCTCGGCCTCGCGTTGGGGCTCGCCGCCAACGCGGCCGGGCTCGCGACGCCGATGGTCACCAAGTGGGTCCTGGACACGCTCGGCGCCGGCGAGTCGATGGCCCGCCCGATCGGCGCCCTGCTGGCGCTCGTCGTCGTCGGCGCGGCCGTCTCACTGTGGCAGTGGCGGCTGCTCGGGACGCTGGCCGAACACATCGTGCTCGACGCACGGGCCGCGATCGTCCGGCACTACTTCCGGGCCCGCGTCGGCGACCTGCAACGCCGGCCCGTCGGCGAGCTGGTCACCCGGGCCACCTCCGACACCCAACTGCTGCGCGAGGCGTCCGGCAGCATCGTCGGGCTGGTCAACGCCGGCATCGCCCTGCTCGGCACGCTCGTGCTGATGGGGGTGCTCGACCTTTATCTGCTGGGCTGCACCGTGGCCGCCGTGCTGGTCGTCGCGGCGGTCATGGGCGCGCTGATGCCCCGCATCGCGAAGGCGCAGGCCGCCGCGCAGGAGTCGATGGGCGCGCTCGGCGGCGCGTTGGAGGGGGCGCTGCGCGCGATCCGTACGGTCAAGGCCAGCCGGGCGGAAGCCCGGTCGACCGAGCGGATCGTCGCCGACGCCCGGCAGGCGGCGGCGCACAGCGTACGAGCGGCACGGGTGACCGCGTCGGTCTGGACGATCGCCTGGACGGGGATCCAGCTCGCGGTGATCGCGATCCTGGGCATCGGCGCCTGGCGGGCCCAGCGCGACCTGCTGGAGATCTCCAGCCTGATCGCCTTCCTGCTGTACACGTTCCAGCTGATGGGGCCGATCACCGAGCTGACCCAGAACACCACGGCGTTGCAGGCCGGGATCGCGGCGGCGGGGCGGATCCGCGAGATCGAGAACATCGCGACCGAGCCTTCGGGACCGGCGTCCCTGCCGGCGGAACCCCTCCGGGCGCCCGTCGCGGAGCAGCCGGTGCTGGTGTTCCGCGGGGTCACCGCCCGGTACGGGCCGGACGGGCCCGCCGCTGTGCAGGACATCGACCTGGCCGTTCCCCGGCGTGGGCACACCGCGATCGTGGGCCCGTCGGGGGCCGGCAAGACCACGCTGTTCTCGCTGATCCTGCGATTCCTGGAGCCCGAGCGGGGTCAACTGCTCCTCGACGGCCACCCGTACGCGGCCTGCGGGCACGACGAGGTACGGTCCCGGCTCGCGTACGTCGAGCAGGAGACGCCGGTGGTGCCGGGCACCATCCGCGACAACCTGCGGTTCACCCACCCCGACGCGACCGAGGAGGAGATCCGGGCGGTGCTCCGTGCCGTCCGCCTCGACGACAAGATCGATTCCCTGCCGGACGGACTGGACACGTCGCTGTCGTCGACGGAGGTGTCCGGCGGGCAGCGCCAGCGCATCGCGCTGGCGCGGGCCATGCTGCGCACCCCCGAGGTCCTGCTGCTCGACGAGGCGACCGCACAGGTCGACGGGCTGACCGAGGCGGCGTTGCAGGAGTGCGTCCGGCAGCGGGCGGCGGCCGGCGCGGTGCTGACCATCGCGCACCGGCTCTCCACGGTGCTCGACGCCGACCGGATCGTGGTGATGGAGCACGGCCGGATCCGGGCCCAGGGCACCCACTCCGAGTTGCTGGCCGGCGACGTCCTCTACCGCCGCCTGGTCGAGGCGCTGCGCATCGCGGCCGAGGAGCCCGCGGTCGCGACTCGCTAG
- a CDS encoding class I SAM-dependent methyltransferase: MNVEQVRDAYASVAGLYIELFGTSQQAHTDDLAFIGRHLSIQPGNVLDLGCGPGHLTGYLRSLGVDATGIDMVPEFIAHAKAAHPTGKYQLGSMRSLDVESGSIAGILAWYSLIHLPPQDLDGALAEFRRVMTPAGTLVIGFFDGDEIAAFDHKVVTAYRWPVDKLSERLTRAGFTEVERQHRPGDGTHRPHAAIAAVAAEL; this comes from the coding sequence GTGAACGTGGAGCAGGTTCGGGACGCGTATGCCTCCGTCGCAGGCCTCTACATCGAACTGTTCGGCACGAGCCAGCAGGCGCATACCGATGATCTCGCCTTCATCGGGCGACATCTGTCGATTCAGCCTGGCAACGTGCTCGATCTGGGCTGCGGACCTGGCCATCTCACCGGCTACCTTCGGTCGCTGGGTGTCGACGCGACGGGGATCGACATGGTTCCCGAGTTCATCGCCCATGCGAAGGCAGCCCATCCGACCGGCAAGTACCAACTCGGGTCGATGAGGAGCCTCGACGTCGAGAGCGGTTCCATCGCCGGCATCCTGGCCTGGTACTCGCTGATCCACTTACCGCCGCAGGACCTCGACGGTGCACTCGCCGAGTTCCGGCGAGTGATGACTCCAGCTGGCACGCTGGTGATCGGCTTCTTCGACGGCGACGAGATCGCCGCCTTCGACCACAAGGTCGTGACGGCCTATCGCTGGCCCGTCGACAAGCTCTCCGAGCGGTTGACGCGGGCTGGCTTCACGGAAGTCGAGCGCCAGCATCGGCCCGGCGATGGCACTCACCGGCCGCACGCCGCGATCGCGGCGGTCGCGGCCGAACTGTGA
- a CDS encoding DUF6401 family natural product biosynthesis protein, translating into MRVPFNRVEARSAANSARAALALLSASVGAEGLAAAAARPALLALVDQHAAAVRESLDGDRRALSAAALAGYAEGVRAGALEHGWQPPVAPVDWSAPDWLLTRLLAVCALTRSLGAPATAPLPPV; encoded by the coding sequence ATGCGTGTGCCGTTCAACCGGGTCGAGGCCCGTTCCGCCGCCAACTCGGCGCGAGCCGCCCTCGCCCTCCTGTCCGCCTCGGTCGGCGCCGAAGGACTGGCCGCCGCCGCCGCGCGTCCGGCCCTGCTCGCCCTGGTCGACCAGCATGCCGCGGCGGTACGGGAGAGCCTGGACGGCGACCGCCGGGCGTTGAGCGCCGCGGCGCTCGCCGGCTACGCGGAGGGTGTCCGCGCCGGCGCGCTGGAGCACGGCTGGCAGCCGCCGGTGGCGCCGGTGGACTGGTCCGCGCCGGACTGGCTGCTCACCCGGCTGCTCGCGGTCTGCGCGCTGACCCGCTCGCTCGGGGCCCCGGCGACCGCTCCGCTCCCCCCGGTCTGA
- a CDS encoding mechanosensitive ion channel family protein, with amino-acid sequence MPETLAVRQVDIGNAVADMWRSVLLFIPRAIAFIAILVVGWLIARAVLKIVDAALERVNFDRAVERGGIKRALERTKYDASDILAKLAYYAVLLFTLQFAFGVWGPNAISDLISGVVAWLPRAFVAIVIVVVAAAIANAVRDLVSGALGGLSYGKILADLTAVFIIALGVIAALNQVGIATTVTTPVLIAVLATVAGILIVGVGGGLVRPMQNRWDGWLNRMAEESRAVQEHRRARDAGQTDVGRQMADRTGAERTEVMPRGQESATAGGRGTYQSGNVGDETQQFRR; translated from the coding sequence ATGCCGGAGACCCTCGCGGTCAGGCAGGTCGACATCGGCAACGCCGTGGCCGACATGTGGAGGTCGGTGCTGCTGTTCATACCGCGGGCCATCGCGTTCATCGCGATCCTCGTGGTCGGATGGCTCATCGCCAGAGCCGTACTCAAGATCGTGGACGCGGCGCTGGAACGGGTCAACTTCGACAGGGCGGTGGAACGGGGCGGCATCAAGCGTGCGTTGGAACGTACGAAGTACGACGCCAGTGACATCCTGGCGAAACTGGCGTACTACGCCGTACTGCTGTTCACCCTGCAGTTCGCCTTCGGGGTGTGGGGACCCAACGCGATCAGTGACCTGATCAGCGGCGTGGTCGCGTGGCTGCCACGCGCCTTCGTGGCCATCGTCATCGTCGTCGTGGCCGCCGCGATCGCCAACGCCGTCCGGGACCTGGTCAGCGGGGCACTGGGCGGGCTCTCGTACGGCAAGATCCTGGCCGACCTGACGGCGGTCTTCATCATCGCGCTGGGTGTGATCGCCGCGCTGAACCAGGTGGGCATCGCGACCACGGTGACCACGCCGGTGCTGATCGCGGTGCTCGCCACGGTGGCCGGCATCCTGATCGTCGGCGTCGGCGGTGGCCTGGTGCGGCCGATGCAGAACCGCTGGGACGGCTGGCTGAACCGGATGGCCGAGGAGTCGCGCGCGGTGCAGGAGCACCGTCGGGCCCGGGACGCCGGCCAGACCGACGTCGGGCGGCAGATGGCCGACCGGACGGGGGCCGAGCGTACCGAGGTCATGCCGCGCGGGCAGGAGTCCGCGACGGCTGGCGGGCGCGGCACCTACCAGTCGGGGAACGTGGGTGACGAGACCCAGCAGTTCCGCCGCTGA
- a CDS encoding ATP-binding SpoIIE family protein phosphatase, translating to MPGTVGRVPNPPAPVSGAPSASGTAAVVLRHDWAGTPLGPWRAWDPAVRAATELLLASPVPMTLTLGDDHLLVYNDAYAELIGDRHPDAVGRPAAEVFAESWPLPGVGEAIERTYRSGEPFLEKETTLPLHRRPGLVEQSVFTRGYSPVRDSAGRIVGVLTVAAETTQVTQQLQSLSDFAAALAGTLTLDDVARVALRYAITAFDADRVSFAVDEGGGWRMVRRIRGELVDEADERLPPLWRRIPPEWQGPVATAARSGVPLVVDDGQPLREIAVDRHDQKVRSLATVPLRASVVRGSLTVGYQVPHVWSAARRALLATSAELVGQAAERARRFETQHGTAQLLQRSMLPAHLPDLPRMRIAARYDPGVDGNAAGGDFYDAFLLPDGRLGIVLGDVAGHDVQAAARMGQVRAALRALALTDPRPDAVLAGLDRLVTSLGAEGETHELFVTVVFGVVDADRQRLTLASAGHPAPLIRRCAPDGAPVTEYLDVPAGAPLGLGCRPPTVTVRFAPGDTLLLFSDGVVERRWQDLTTGLDALADAVAGAGSGDPRALCAVATAAVPGATEDDVAVLAVEHALRPSRSTSMEVPAEPTAPSRVRHWMTAQLTEWQVPESIIGAAVLCTSELTTNALLHAGTAARVEIDLSPERLLVSVADSGTRGTVTRAQTDTLSSRGRGLGLIEELSDAWGTDPTLRGSTVWFEILIPPG from the coding sequence ATGCCAGGAACGGTCGGACGGGTCCCGAACCCACCAGCCCCGGTCTCGGGAGCCCCCTCCGCGTCGGGCACGGCGGCCGTCGTCCTGCGCCACGACTGGGCCGGCACCCCGCTCGGCCCGTGGCGGGCCTGGGATCCGGCGGTCCGGGCGGCCACCGAACTGCTCCTCGCCTCGCCCGTACCGATGACCCTCACCCTGGGCGACGACCACCTGCTCGTCTACAACGACGCGTACGCGGAGCTGATCGGCGACCGGCACCCCGACGCGGTGGGCCGGCCGGCGGCCGAGGTGTTCGCGGAGTCCTGGCCGTTGCCCGGTGTCGGCGAGGCCATCGAGCGCACCTACCGCTCGGGGGAGCCGTTCCTGGAGAAGGAAACCACCCTCCCGCTGCACCGCCGTCCCGGCCTGGTCGAACAGTCGGTCTTCACCCGGGGCTACTCCCCCGTACGCGACAGCGCCGGGCGGATCGTCGGCGTGCTGACCGTGGCCGCGGAGACCACCCAGGTCACCCAGCAGCTCCAGAGCCTCAGCGACTTCGCCGCTGCGCTCGCCGGCACCCTCACTCTGGACGACGTGGCCCGGGTGGCGCTGCGCTACGCGATCACCGCGTTCGACGCCGACCGGGTCTCGTTCGCCGTTGACGAGGGCGGCGGCTGGCGGATGGTCCGGCGCATCCGCGGCGAGCTGGTGGACGAGGCCGACGAGCGACTCCCCCCGCTGTGGCGGCGCATCCCGCCGGAGTGGCAGGGGCCGGTGGCGACCGCCGCCCGGAGCGGCGTACCGCTCGTCGTCGACGACGGCCAACCGCTGCGGGAGATCGCGGTGGACCGGCACGACCAGAAGGTCCGCTCGCTCGCGACGGTGCCGCTGCGGGCCTCGGTGGTGCGCGGCAGCCTGACGGTCGGCTATCAGGTCCCGCACGTCTGGTCGGCCGCCCGGCGCGCGCTGCTCGCCACCTCGGCCGAGCTGGTCGGCCAGGCCGCCGAGCGGGCCCGCCGGTTCGAGACCCAGCACGGCACCGCCCAACTGCTGCAACGCAGCATGCTGCCCGCGCACCTGCCCGACCTGCCCCGGATGCGGATCGCCGCCCGCTACGACCCGGGTGTCGACGGCAATGCCGCCGGTGGGGACTTCTACGACGCCTTCCTGCTGCCCGACGGCCGCCTGGGCATTGTGCTCGGCGACGTCGCCGGCCACGACGTGCAGGCCGCGGCCCGGATGGGTCAGGTCCGCGCCGCGCTGCGGGCGTTGGCGTTGACCGACCCCCGCCCGGACGCCGTGCTGGCCGGGCTCGACCGGTTGGTCACCAGCCTGGGCGCCGAGGGCGAGACGCACGAACTCTTCGTGACAGTGGTCTTCGGGGTCGTCGACGCCGACCGGCAGCGGCTCACCCTGGCCAGCGCCGGCCACCCCGCCCCGCTGATCCGCCGGTGTGCCCCGGACGGCGCTCCGGTCACCGAATACCTCGACGTGCCCGCGGGCGCCCCGCTGGGCCTGGGCTGCCGGCCACCCACCGTCACGGTGCGCTTCGCCCCCGGCGACACATTGCTGCTGTTCAGCGACGGCGTGGTGGAGCGGCGCTGGCAGGACCTGACGACCGGGCTGGACGCCCTGGCCGACGCCGTCGCCGGCGCGGGCAGCGGCGACCCCCGTGCGTTGTGCGCGGTGGCCACCGCGGCGGTGCCCGGGGCCACCGAGGACGACGTCGCCGTGCTGGCGGTGGAGCACGCGCTGCGGCCGTCCCGGTCGACGAGCATGGAGGTGCCGGCCGAGCCGACCGCGCCGAGCCGGGTGCGGCACTGGATGACCGCGCAGCTCACCGAGTGGCAGGTGCCCGAGTCGATCATCGGCGCGGCGGTGCTCTGCACCAGCGAGCTGACCACCAACGCGCTGCTGCACGCGGGCACCGCCGCCCGGGTGGAGATCGACCTCAGCCCGGAGCGGCTGCTGGTGTCGGTCGCCGACTCGGGCACCCGGGGTACGGTGACCCGCGCCCAGACCGACACGCTCAGCAGCCGGGGCCGGGGGCTCGGGCTGATCGAGGAGCTGAGTGACGCGTGGGGGACGGACCCGACCCTACGCGGCTCGACCGTCTGGTTCGAGATCCTGATCCCGCCCGGCTGA
- a CDS encoding HAD family hydrolase produces the protein MPADKPSGVLFDVDGTLVDTTYLHTVSWWEALRQTDRPVPMATIHRAIGMGSDKLLDHLLGPERDRSADQRLRDAHDTLFAEYWERLVPLPRAADLLRACAERGLRVVLATSAAEHEVTALRRALAADDVIHTVTCAADARESKPAPDILVAALEQSGLAAERVVFVGDSVWDVAAAGELDIPCVGLTCGGTGRGELAGAGAVAVYEDPAALLTALDDSPVARTR, from the coding sequence ATGCCCGCCGACAAGCCCAGCGGTGTCCTCTTCGACGTGGACGGCACCCTCGTCGACACCACCTATCTGCACACCGTGAGCTGGTGGGAGGCGCTGCGCCAGACCGACCGGCCCGTGCCCATGGCGACGATCCACCGCGCCATCGGGATGGGCTCGGACAAGTTGCTCGACCACCTGCTCGGCCCGGAGCGCGACCGGAGCGCGGACCAACGGCTGCGCGACGCGCACGACACCCTCTTCGCCGAGTACTGGGAACGACTCGTCCCGCTGCCCCGCGCCGCCGACCTGCTGCGGGCCTGCGCGGAGCGAGGGCTGCGGGTGGTGCTGGCGACCTCCGCCGCCGAGCACGAGGTGACCGCGCTACGCCGGGCACTGGCCGCCGACGACGTGATCCACACCGTCACCTGCGCGGCCGACGCGCGGGAGAGCAAGCCGGCGCCGGACATCCTGGTGGCCGCGCTGGAGCAGTCCGGGCTCGCCGCCGAACGGGTGGTCTTCGTCGGCGACTCGGTGTGGGACGTCGCCGCCGCCGGCGAGCTGGACATCCCCTGCGTCGGGCTGACCTGCGGCGGCACCGGCCGGGGCGAGCTGGCCGGGGCCGGCGCGGTGGCCGTCTACGAGGATCCCGCCGCGCTGCTCACCGCGCTCGACGACTCGCCGGTCGCCAGGACGAGGTGA